In one window of Micromonospora cathayae DNA:
- the zwf gene encoding glucose-6-phosphate dehydrogenase encodes MTQPDPAERGGGVNPLRDPQDRRLPRIPEPCALVIFGVTGDLARKKLLPAVYDLANRGLLPPGFVVLGFARRDWGDGDFESLAHESAKAHARTPWREEVWARLAGNIKFVGGSFDDDAAFDHLAATLDELRQTHGIAGNAAFYFSIPPAAFPTVLKQLARTGMADNARSGGWRRVVVEKPFGHDLPSAKALNDLVDDVFTSQDVFRIDHYLGKETVQNILALRFANNLFEPLWNSHYVDSVQITMAEDVGIGSRAGFYDSAGAARDVLQNHLLQLLALVAMEEPTSFDADEIRAEKLKVLRAITIPKDIARDTVRGQYLPGWVGGQRAVGYLDEEGVPADSTTETYVAVRLGIQNRRWAEVPFYIRAGKRLPRRVTEVAIMFKKAPHLPFNEADMEMLGNNQLVVRVQPDEGVVLKFGSKVPGTTMEVRDIAMDFQYGEAFTEASPEAYERLVLDVLIGDRTLFPDAAEVEQSWQVVDPLEHAWAGTKPEPYRSGEWGPRAADEMLAREGRAWRRA; translated from the coding sequence ATGACCCAACCGGACCCGGCGGAGCGAGGAGGCGGCGTGAACCCGCTACGCGACCCGCAGGACCGGCGGCTGCCGAGGATCCCGGAGCCGTGCGCTCTGGTGATCTTCGGCGTCACCGGTGACCTGGCCCGCAAGAAACTGTTACCCGCCGTCTACGACCTGGCCAACCGGGGGCTGCTGCCCCCGGGCTTCGTGGTTCTCGGTTTCGCCCGCCGGGACTGGGGCGACGGCGACTTCGAGTCCCTCGCCCACGAGTCGGCCAAGGCCCACGCCCGTACCCCCTGGCGGGAGGAGGTGTGGGCGCGGCTGGCCGGCAACATCAAGTTCGTCGGTGGGTCGTTCGACGACGACGCCGCGTTCGACCACCTCGCCGCCACCCTCGACGAGCTGCGCCAGACCCACGGCATCGCCGGCAACGCCGCCTTCTACTTCTCCATCCCCCCGGCGGCGTTCCCGACCGTACTCAAGCAGCTCGCCCGCACCGGCATGGCCGACAACGCCCGCTCCGGCGGCTGGCGGCGGGTCGTGGTGGAGAAGCCGTTCGGGCACGACCTGCCCTCGGCGAAGGCGCTCAACGACCTGGTCGACGACGTCTTCACCAGCCAGGACGTGTTCCGGATCGACCACTACCTGGGCAAGGAGACGGTCCAGAACATCCTCGCCCTGCGGTTCGCCAACAACCTGTTCGAGCCGCTGTGGAACTCGCACTACGTCGACTCGGTGCAGATCACCATGGCCGAGGACGTCGGCATCGGCTCCCGGGCCGGCTTCTACGACTCGGCCGGGGCGGCCCGTGACGTGCTCCAGAACCACCTGCTGCAACTGCTGGCCCTGGTGGCGATGGAGGAACCGACCAGCTTCGACGCCGACGAGATCCGGGCCGAGAAGCTGAAGGTGCTGCGGGCCATCACCATCCCCAAGGACATCGCCCGGGACACCGTCCGCGGCCAGTACCTGCCCGGCTGGGTCGGTGGGCAGCGCGCGGTCGGCTACCTGGACGAGGAGGGCGTGCCGGCCGACTCCACCACGGAGACGTACGTGGCGGTCCGGCTGGGCATCCAGAACCGCCGCTGGGCGGAGGTGCCGTTCTACATCCGGGCCGGCAAGCGGCTGCCCCGCCGGGTCACCGAGGTGGCCATCATGTTCAAGAAGGCGCCGCACCTGCCGTTCAACGAGGCCGACATGGAGATGCTCGGCAACAACCAGCTCGTGGTACGGGTGCAGCCCGACGAGGGCGTGGTGCTCAAGTTCGGTTCCAAGGTGCCCGGCACCACCATGGAGGTCCGGGACATCGCCATGGACTTCCAGTACGGCGAGGCGTTCACCGAGGCCAGCCCCGAGGCGTACGAGCGGCTGGTGCTGGACGTGCTGATCGGGGACCGGACCCTCTTCCCGGACGCCGCCGAGGTGGAGCAGAGCTGGCAGGTGGTGGACCCGCTGGAGCACGCCTGGGCCGGTACGAAACCGGAGCCGTACCGCTCCGGCGAGTGGGGCCCCCGGGCGGCCGACGAGATGCTGGCCCGCGAGGGCCGGGCCTGGAGGCGAGCGTGA
- a CDS encoding glucose-6-phosphate isomerase, with translation MSDLLDGPVESAAGLSVYGADAVDSAGAASTRDALVRSGVPARLAQKDPTLWGPEAEQEATIRLGWVDTYRRSRELLPQLAELKAELADLDHVVLAGMGGSSLAPEVITRTLGKPLTVLDTTDPGQVRAALADRLERTVVVVASKSGSTVETDSHRRAYWQAFLDAGMTEAEAGRHFVVVTDPGSPLEKTATEMGAFVVLADPEVGGRFAALTAFGLVPSALAGVEVAELIDQADALAASLAGDTGNPGLALGAALGAAATAGRDKVALVSDGTGIEGFGDWAEQLVAESTGKAGVGILPVVVESPTSPGATGPDVLTVSYGGSLAAGAVPGGGAQPDMAVNGPLGAQFLAWEYATAVAGAVLGIDPFNQPNVTESKDNTNRILAAGPLAESPTFTEGAVEVYAPAGAPGELVGVLRWLLDGLGDDGYLAVMAFLDRFADADTAELRSLLAEASGRPVTFGWGPRFLHSTGQYHKGGPQVGSFLQITGAVAEDLPVAGKPYSFGQLQAAQAAGDRQALAGRERPLLRLHLTDRAAGVAQLLDAARRLRT, from the coding sequence GTGAGCGACCTGCTTGACGGGCCGGTGGAGTCGGCGGCCGGGCTGTCCGTGTACGGCGCGGACGCGGTGGACTCCGCTGGTGCCGCCTCCACCCGGGACGCCCTGGTCCGCTCGGGCGTCCCGGCCCGGCTCGCGCAGAAGGACCCGACACTGTGGGGTCCGGAGGCCGAGCAGGAGGCGACGATCCGGCTGGGCTGGGTGGACACCTACCGGCGCAGTCGCGAACTGCTCCCCCAGTTGGCCGAGCTGAAGGCCGAGCTGGCCGACCTGGACCACGTGGTGCTGGCCGGCATGGGCGGCTCCTCGCTCGCCCCCGAGGTGATCACCCGTACCCTCGGCAAACCGCTGACCGTGCTGGACACCACCGACCCGGGCCAGGTCCGGGCGGCGCTGGCCGACCGGCTGGAGCGCACCGTGGTCGTGGTGGCCAGCAAGTCCGGTTCGACCGTCGAGACCGACAGCCACCGGCGGGCGTACTGGCAGGCGTTCCTGGACGCCGGGATGACCGAGGCGGAGGCCGGCCGGCACTTCGTCGTCGTCACCGACCCGGGCTCGCCGCTGGAGAAGACCGCAACCGAGATGGGCGCGTTCGTGGTGCTGGCCGACCCGGAGGTGGGTGGCCGGTTCGCCGCGCTGACCGCGTTCGGGCTGGTCCCGTCGGCGCTGGCCGGCGTCGAGGTGGCCGAGCTGATCGACCAGGCCGACGCGCTCGCGGCCAGCCTCGCCGGGGACACCGGCAACCCGGGCCTGGCGCTGGGCGCCGCCCTCGGGGCCGCCGCCACCGCCGGCCGGGACAAGGTCGCCCTGGTCTCCGACGGCACCGGCATCGAGGGGTTCGGTGACTGGGCCGAGCAGCTCGTCGCCGAGTCGACCGGCAAGGCCGGCGTCGGCATCCTGCCGGTGGTGGTGGAGTCGCCGACCAGCCCCGGCGCGACCGGCCCGGACGTGCTCACCGTCAGCTACGGCGGGTCGCTCGCCGCGGGCGCGGTGCCCGGCGGCGGCGCGCAGCCCGACATGGCGGTCAACGGGCCGCTCGGCGCGCAGTTCCTGGCCTGGGAGTACGCCACGGCGGTGGCCGGCGCGGTGCTCGGCATCGACCCGTTCAACCAGCCGAACGTCACCGAGAGCAAGGACAACACCAACCGCATCCTGGCCGCCGGGCCGCTGGCCGAGTCGCCGACCTTCACCGAGGGCGCGGTCGAGGTGTACGCCCCGGCGGGCGCCCCGGGTGAGCTGGTCGGCGTGCTGCGCTGGCTGCTCGACGGGCTCGGCGACGACGGGTACCTGGCGGTGATGGCGTTCCTAGACCGGTTCGCCGACGCCGACACGGCCGAACTGCGGTCGCTGCTGGCGGAGGCGTCCGGCCGTCCGGTCACCTTCGGCTGGGGGCCGCGTTTCCTGCACTCCACCGGCCAGTACCACAAGGGTGGTCCGCAGGTCGGAAGCTTCCTCCAGATCACCGGCGCGGTCGCCGAGGACCTTCCGGTGGCCGGCAAGCCGTACAGTTTCGGTCAGCTCCAGGCCGCCCAGGCCGCCGGTGACCGGCAGGCGCTGGCCGGTCGGGAGCGTCCGCTGCTGCGGCTGCACCTGACCGACCGGGCGGCGGGCGTGGCCCAGCTGCTGGATGCCGCGCGGCGGCTGCGGACGTGA
- the tkt gene encoding transketolase produces the protein MAANQPEHTPLNWSDLDRRAVDTVRVLAMDAVEKSGNGHPGTAMSLAPAAYLLFNRVMRHNPADPNWPGRDRFVLSAGHSSLTLYIQLFLSGYPLGLDDLKSLRQWGSLTPGHPEHGHTPGVETTTGPLGQGLGNAVGMAMAARRERGLFDPDAAPGASVFDHQIWCIASDGDIEEGISHEASALAGHQQLGNLTLIYDDNEISIEDDTRIAKSEDVAARYEAYGWHVQTVDWRRGDADQGEYHEDVAALYAALEAAKAETGRPSFVALRTIIGWPAPNKQNTGKIHGSALGADEVAATKKLLGFDPARTFDVDEEVLAHARGALTRGEAAQQEWQQAFDGWAKANPERKALYDRLATRTLPDGWTDALPTFPADAKGVATRAASGKVLEALAPVLPELWGGSADLAESNNTTMKGEPSFVPSSHATKEFPGHEYGRTLHFGIREHAMGAILNGIALHGGTRPYGGTFLVFSDYMRPSVRLAALMKLPVTYVWTHDSIGLGEDGPTHQPVEHLTALRAIPGLDVVRPADANETAWAWRMALEHTDRPTALALSRQPLPTLDRSVLAGAEGTAKGGYVLAEASNGKPQVIIVGTGSEVQLCLTARERLEADGTPTRVVSMPCQEWFYEQDEAYRESVLPRAVKARVSVEAGIGMSWRGVVGDSGETVSLEHYGASAPHSVLFEQFGFTPDRIVAAAHAALTRIGDITGFTTGN, from the coding sequence GTGGCTGCCAACCAACCCGAGCACACCCCACTCAACTGGTCCGACCTCGACCGCCGGGCCGTCGACACCGTCCGCGTGCTGGCCATGGACGCCGTGGAGAAATCCGGCAACGGCCACCCCGGTACGGCGATGAGCCTCGCGCCCGCGGCGTACCTCCTCTTCAACCGGGTGATGCGGCACAACCCGGCCGACCCGAACTGGCCCGGCCGGGACCGCTTCGTGCTCTCCGCCGGCCACTCCAGCCTCACCCTCTACATCCAGCTCTTCCTGTCCGGGTACCCACTCGGCCTGGACGACCTCAAGTCGCTGCGGCAGTGGGGTTCGCTCACCCCGGGTCACCCGGAGCACGGGCACACCCCGGGGGTGGAGACCACCACCGGCCCGCTCGGCCAGGGCCTGGGCAACGCGGTCGGCATGGCGATGGCGGCCCGCCGCGAGCGCGGCCTGTTCGACCCGGACGCCGCGCCGGGCGCGTCCGTCTTCGACCACCAGATCTGGTGCATCGCCTCCGACGGCGACATCGAGGAGGGCATCAGCCACGAGGCCAGCGCCCTCGCCGGCCACCAGCAGCTCGGCAACCTCACCCTGATCTACGACGACAACGAGATCTCCATCGAGGACGACACCCGCATCGCCAAGAGCGAGGACGTGGCGGCCCGCTACGAGGCGTACGGCTGGCACGTGCAGACCGTCGACTGGCGGCGCGGCGACGCCGACCAGGGCGAGTACCACGAGGACGTGGCGGCGCTGTACGCGGCGCTGGAGGCCGCGAAGGCGGAGACCGGGCGGCCCTCGTTCGTCGCGCTGCGCACCATCATCGGCTGGCCCGCCCCGAACAAGCAGAACACCGGCAAGATCCACGGTTCGGCGCTGGGCGCCGACGAGGTGGCCGCCACCAAGAAGCTCCTCGGCTTCGACCCGGCCCGCACCTTCGACGTCGACGAGGAGGTGCTCGCCCACGCCCGGGGCGCGCTGACCCGGGGCGAGGCCGCCCAGCAGGAGTGGCAGCAGGCGTTCGACGGCTGGGCGAAGGCCAACCCGGAGCGCAAGGCGCTGTACGACCGGCTCGCCACCCGTACCCTGCCGGACGGCTGGACCGACGCGCTGCCCACCTTCCCGGCGGACGCCAAGGGCGTCGCCACCCGGGCCGCCTCCGGCAAGGTCCTGGAGGCCCTGGCCCCGGTGCTGCCGGAGCTGTGGGGCGGCTCGGCCGACCTGGCGGAGAGCAACAACACCACCATGAAGGGCGAGCCGTCCTTCGTTCCCAGCAGCCACGCCACCAAGGAGTTCCCCGGCCACGAGTACGGCCGCACCCTGCACTTCGGCATCCGTGAGCACGCCATGGGCGCGATCCTCAACGGCATCGCCCTGCACGGCGGCACCCGCCCGTACGGCGGCACGTTCCTGGTGTTCAGCGACTACATGCGCCCGTCGGTGCGGCTCGCCGCGCTGATGAAGCTGCCGGTGACGTACGTCTGGACGCACGACTCGATCGGTCTCGGCGAGGACGGCCCGACCCACCAGCCGGTGGAGCACCTGACCGCGCTGCGCGCCATCCCCGGCCTGGACGTGGTCCGCCCGGCGGACGCCAACGAGACCGCCTGGGCCTGGCGGATGGCGCTGGAGCACACCGACCGGCCCACCGCGCTGGCGCTGAGCCGGCAGCCGCTGCCGACCCTGGACCGGTCGGTGCTGGCCGGCGCGGAGGGCACCGCGAAGGGCGGCTACGTGCTGGCCGAGGCGAGCAACGGCAAGCCGCAGGTGATCATCGTCGGCACCGGCTCGGAGGTGCAGCTCTGCCTGACCGCCCGGGAGCGGCTGGAGGCCGACGGCACCCCCACCCGGGTGGTGTCGATGCCCTGCCAGGAGTGGTTCTACGAGCAGGACGAGGCGTACCGGGAGTCGGTGCTGCCGCGCGCGGTCAAGGCCCGGGTGAGCGTGGAGGCCGGCATCGGCATGTCCTGGCGCGGCGTCGTCGGCGACAGCGGCGAGACCGTCAGCCTGGAGCACTACGGGGCGAGCGCGCCGCACTCGGTGCTCTTCGAGCAGTTCGGCTTCACCCCGGACCGGATCGTGGCCGCCGCGCACGCGGCGCTCACCCGGATCGGCGACATCACCGGTTTCACCACCGGCAACTGA
- the secG gene encoding preprotein translocase subunit SecG has protein sequence MPTWFAYTLIVLLTITSILLTMLILLHRGKGGGLSSMFGGGVSSSLAGSSVAEKNLDRYTVLVGIVWFACIIGLGLWLKLAVPA, from the coding sequence ATGCCGACCTGGTTCGCATACACGTTGATCGTGTTGCTGACGATCACGAGCATCCTGCTCACCATGCTGATCCTGCTGCACCGAGGCAAGGGCGGCGGCCTGTCCAGCATGTTCGGCGGCGGGGTCAGCTCCAGCCTCGCCGGCTCGTCGGTGGCCGAGAAGAACCTCGACCGCTACACCGTGCTGGTGGGCATCGTCTGGTTCGCCTGCATCATCGGCCTCGGGCTCTGGCTCAAGCTGGCGGTACCCGCCTGA
- the pgl gene encoding 6-phosphogluconolactonase, which yields MTEASVAVHADADLLAQAVAARLLVRLLDAQADRGQASVVLTGGRIAAAVYRALAALPARDAVDWSRVDVWWGDERFLPAGDPDRNETQARSALLDLLPLDPARVHPMPASDGPDGDDPEAAAARYAGELAAAGPGDAALPRFDVLLLGVGEDGHVASVFPGQPVQHDTRPVAAVREAPKPPPVRITLTLPTISTAEEVWLVASGADKATAVRTALAGAGPVPLPAAGAHGVGRTRWLLDRAAAAELAARVR from the coding sequence ATGACAGAGGCGAGTGTCGCCGTACACGCCGACGCCGACCTGCTGGCGCAGGCGGTCGCGGCCCGGCTGCTGGTGAGGCTGCTCGACGCGCAGGCCGACCGGGGACAGGCGTCGGTGGTGCTGACCGGTGGGCGGATCGCCGCGGCTGTGTACCGCGCGCTGGCGGCGCTGCCGGCCCGGGACGCGGTCGACTGGTCCCGGGTCGACGTGTGGTGGGGCGACGAGCGGTTCCTGCCCGCCGGTGACCCGGACCGCAACGAGACGCAGGCCCGGTCGGCCCTGCTGGACCTGCTCCCCCTGGACCCGGCCCGGGTGCACCCGATGCCCGCCTCGGACGGCCCGGACGGCGACGACCCGGAGGCCGCCGCCGCCCGGTACGCCGGGGAACTCGCCGCCGCGGGGCCGGGGGACGCCGCGCTGCCCCGGTTCGACGTGCTGCTGCTCGGCGTCGGGGAGGACGGGCACGTGGCCTCGGTCTTCCCCGGGCAGCCGGTGCAGCACGACACCCGGCCGGTCGCCGCGGTACGGGAGGCCCCGAAGCCGCCGCCGGTACGGATCACGCTGACCCTGCCGACGATCAGCACCGCCGAGGAGGTCTGGTTGGTGGCCAGCGGCGCGGACAAGGCGACGGCGGTCCGGACGGCCCTGGCGGGGGCCGGGCCGGTGCCGCTGCCGGCGGCCGGGGCGCACGGGGTCGGGCGGACCCGCTGGCTGCTGGACCGGGCCGCCGCCGCGGAGCTCGCCGCCCGCGTGCGTTGA
- the tpiA gene encoding triose-phosphate isomerase encodes MSAVTRRPLMAGNWKMNLNHFEANLLLQKLAASLTEKQLTDVECVVLPPFTDLRTVQTAVDGDKLLIGYGAQDLSAHASGAYTGEIAGSMLAKLGCTYVVVGHSERRQYHREDDALVGAKVKAALANGLTPILCVGEGLDVREQGDQVPHCNTQLDGALKGLTAEEVTRVVVAYEPVWAIGTGKTATPEDAQEVCGALRTRLAELYDQATADQVRVLYGGSVKAANVAAIMAKPDVDGALVGGASLDAEEFVQICRFPEHISR; translated from the coding sequence ATGTCTGCGGTCACCCGCCGGCCCCTGATGGCCGGCAACTGGAAGATGAACCTGAACCACTTCGAGGCGAACCTCCTGCTCCAGAAGCTGGCGGCCAGCCTCACCGAGAAGCAGCTCACCGACGTCGAGTGCGTGGTGCTGCCGCCCTTCACCGACCTGCGGACGGTGCAGACCGCCGTCGACGGTGACAAGCTGCTCATCGGCTACGGCGCGCAGGACCTGTCGGCGCACGCCTCGGGCGCGTACACCGGGGAGATCGCCGGCTCGATGCTGGCGAAGCTCGGCTGCACGTACGTGGTGGTCGGGCACTCCGAGCGGCGGCAGTACCACCGCGAGGACGACGCCCTGGTCGGCGCCAAGGTCAAGGCGGCGCTGGCGAACGGGCTCACCCCGATCCTCTGCGTGGGCGAGGGGCTGGACGTCCGGGAGCAGGGCGACCAGGTGCCGCACTGCAACACGCAGCTCGACGGTGCCCTGAAGGGGCTCACCGCCGAGGAGGTCACCAGGGTCGTGGTCGCGTACGAGCCGGTCTGGGCGATCGGCACCGGCAAGACCGCCACCCCGGAGGACGCCCAGGAGGTGTGCGGGGCGCTGCGTACCCGGCTGGCCGAGCTGTACGACCAGGCCACCGCCGACCAGGTCCGGGTCCTCTACGGCGGCTCGGTCAAGGCCGCCAACGTGGCCGCGATCATGGCCAAGCCGGACGTGGACGGCGCGCTCGTCGGCGGGGCCAGCCTCGACGCCGAGGAATTCGTGCAGATCTGCCGCTTCCCGGAGCACATCAGCCGCTGA
- a CDS encoding phosphoglycerate kinase, with the protein MSIRTLDDLLAEGVSGRRVLVRADLNVPLDKQTGDITDDGRIRAVLPTLGALVQAGAKVVVCSHLGRPKGAPDPQYSLAPVAGRLGELLGAPVHVASDTVGESARSTVAALADGQVALLENLRFNKGETSKDDAERGAFADQLAGFGEAYVDDAFGAVHRKHASVYDVPARLPHVAGRLVLREVEVLGKLAGEPERPYVVVLGGSKVSDKLAVIEALLPKVDRLLIGGGMCFTFLKAQGHEVGTSLLEEEMVETCRNLLERAEGKIMLPVDVVAATAFAPDAAHDTVAADAIPADRLGLDIGPETVAGFAAALSGAKTVFWNGPMGVFEMPAFAAGTRGVAEAITKADAFTVVGGGDSAAAVRALGLDESSFGHISTGGGASLEYLEGKTLPGIAALED; encoded by the coding sequence GTGAGCATCCGTACCCTCGACGACCTGCTCGCCGAGGGGGTGTCGGGTCGGCGCGTGCTGGTGCGCGCCGACCTGAACGTCCCGCTCGACAAGCAGACCGGCGACATCACCGACGACGGCCGGATCCGGGCGGTGCTGCCGACGCTGGGCGCGCTGGTGCAGGCCGGCGCGAAGGTGGTCGTCTGCTCGCACCTGGGCCGCCCGAAGGGCGCGCCCGACCCGCAGTACAGTCTCGCCCCGGTCGCCGGCCGGCTCGGTGAGCTGCTCGGCGCGCCGGTGCACGTCGCCTCCGACACCGTCGGCGAGTCGGCCCGGTCCACCGTGGCGGCGCTGGCCGACGGCCAGGTCGCGCTGCTGGAGAACCTGCGGTTCAACAAGGGTGAGACCAGCAAGGACGACGCCGAGCGGGGAGCCTTCGCCGACCAGCTCGCCGGGTTCGGCGAGGCGTACGTGGACGACGCGTTCGGCGCGGTGCACCGCAAGCACGCCAGCGTGTACGACGTACCGGCCCGGCTGCCGCACGTGGCCGGCCGGCTGGTGCTGCGCGAGGTCGAGGTGCTCGGGAAGCTGGCCGGCGAGCCGGAGCGTCCGTACGTGGTGGTGCTCGGCGGTTCCAAGGTCTCCGACAAGCTGGCGGTGATCGAGGCGCTGCTGCCGAAGGTCGACCGGCTGCTCATCGGTGGCGGCATGTGCTTCACCTTCCTCAAGGCCCAGGGCCACGAGGTGGGCACCTCGCTGCTCGAGGAGGAGATGGTCGAGACCTGCCGTAACCTGCTGGAGCGCGCCGAGGGCAAGATCATGCTCCCGGTCGACGTGGTGGCGGCGACCGCCTTCGCCCCGGACGCGGCGCACGACACCGTGGCCGCCGACGCCATCCCGGCCGACCGGCTCGGTCTCGACATCGGCCCGGAGACGGTGGCCGGTTTCGCCGCCGCGCTGTCCGGCGCGAAGACGGTCTTCTGGAACGGCCCGATGGGCGTGTTCGAGATGCCGGCGTTCGCGGCCGGCACCCGGGGCGTGGCCGAGGCGATCACCAAGGCCGACGCGTTCACCGTCGTCGGCGGCGGTGACTCGGCCGCCGCCGTGCGGGCGCTCGGGCTCGACGAGTCGTCGTTCGGTCACATCTCCACCGGCGGGGGCGCCTCGCTGGAATACCTCGAGGGCAAGACCCTCCCCGGCATCGCGGCGCTGGAGGACTGA
- a CDS encoding glucose-6-phosphate dehydrogenase assembly protein OpcA, whose translation MIGLWDTTGNEVVKALAAERRSAGGVASGMALTLIVVVDERRVREAEAAATIAAAAHPCRLLVVVRSDIERDRTRLDAEIVVGGRLGPCEAVVTRMYGRLALHAESVVMPLLVPDVPVVTWWHDEPPAEIATDFLGVVADRRITDAAQAADPIEALRQRARDYAPGDTDLAWTRITPWRTLVAGAFDTTAAKVTEATVVAPRTDPTAALMCGWLGSRLGITPHWEHVDGQPRMREVRLRCANGDELSLTREDSMATFRRTGQADRALPLVRRPLGDELAEELRRLDADQVYAEALGAAAGVAGLDERPAQRVHVWKDPATAKRAEAGVTAHAATNTPG comes from the coding sequence GTGATCGGGCTGTGGGACACCACCGGCAACGAGGTGGTCAAGGCGCTGGCCGCCGAACGGCGTAGCGCGGGCGGGGTGGCCAGCGGCATGGCGCTCACCCTGATCGTGGTGGTGGACGAGCGGCGGGTCCGGGAGGCGGAGGCGGCGGCCACCATCGCCGCCGCCGCCCACCCGTGCCGGCTGCTGGTCGTGGTCCGCTCCGACATCGAACGGGACCGCACCCGGCTCGACGCGGAGATCGTCGTCGGCGGCCGGCTCGGCCCGTGCGAGGCGGTGGTCACCCGGATGTACGGGCGGCTGGCGCTGCACGCCGAGTCGGTGGTGATGCCGCTGCTGGTGCCGGACGTGCCGGTGGTGACCTGGTGGCACGACGAGCCGCCGGCGGAGATCGCCACGGACTTCCTCGGCGTGGTCGCCGACCGGCGGATCACCGACGCCGCGCAGGCCGCCGACCCGATCGAGGCGCTGCGGCAGCGGGCCCGGGACTACGCTCCCGGCGACACCGACCTGGCCTGGACCCGGATCACCCCGTGGCGCACCCTGGTCGCGGGGGCGTTCGACACCACCGCCGCCAAGGTCACCGAGGCGACCGTGGTGGCCCCGCGTACCGACCCGACGGCCGCGCTGATGTGCGGCTGGCTGGGCAGCCGGCTGGGCATCACCCCGCACTGGGAGCACGTCGACGGCCAGCCCCGGATGCGGGAGGTGCGGTTGCGCTGCGCCAACGGCGACGAGCTGTCCCTCACCCGGGAGGACAGCATGGCCACCTTCCGGCGTACCGGTCAGGCCGACCGGGCCCTGCCGCTGGTGCGTCGCCCGCTCGGTGACGAGCTGGCCGAGGAGCTGCGCCGGCTCGACGCCGACCAGGTGTACGCCGAGGCGCTCGGCGCGGCGGCCGGGGTGGCCGGTCTCGACGAGCGGCCCGCCCAGCGGGTGCACGTCTGGAAGGACCCGGCCACCGCCAAGCGGGCCGAGGCGGGGGTCACCGCGCACGCCGCCACCAACACGCCGGGCTGA
- the tal gene encoding transaldolase gives MTDRLRELTAAGVAVWLDDLSRVRLSSGGLDQLRREQHVVGVTTNPSIFAKALSDATEYNWQLRDLATRGLEVEEAVRMLTTYDVRWACDVMRPAYDASAGVDGRVSIEVDPRLAHDTDKTVAEAKALWWLVDRPNLFIKIPATEAGLPAITATLAEGISVNVTLIFGLDRYSQVMEAFLAGLEQAKANGHDLSTIGSVASFFVSRVDSEVDKRLEKLGSTEAKALRGKAAVANARLAYARYEEVFSSDRWQALAAAGAHPQRPLWASTSTKNPDYRDVIYVEELIAPGTVNTMPESVVHAYADHGETRSDTVTGAYDDARQVFTGLESVGVDMADVIATLEREGVEKFEASWQELLDGVRSSLTAAAEGAGAPNRAASGHAEAAQQAGGNA, from the coding sequence ATGACGGACAGACTGCGTGAGTTGACCGCCGCCGGAGTGGCGGTCTGGTTGGACGACCTCTCCCGGGTACGACTGAGTTCGGGCGGGCTGGACCAGCTCCGCCGGGAACAGCACGTGGTCGGGGTGACCACCAACCCGAGCATCTTCGCCAAGGCGCTCAGCGACGCCACGGAGTACAACTGGCAGCTCCGTGACCTCGCCACCCGCGGCCTGGAGGTCGAGGAGGCGGTCCGCATGCTCACCACGTACGACGTGCGGTGGGCCTGCGACGTGATGCGCCCGGCGTACGACGCCAGCGCCGGGGTGGACGGCCGGGTCTCCATCGAGGTGGACCCGCGGCTGGCCCACGACACCGACAAGACGGTGGCCGAGGCGAAGGCGCTGTGGTGGCTGGTCGACCGGCCGAACCTGTTCATCAAGATCCCGGCCACCGAGGCGGGTCTGCCGGCGATCACCGCCACCCTGGCCGAGGGGATCAGCGTCAACGTGACCCTGATCTTCGGGCTGGACCGCTACTCGCAGGTGATGGAGGCGTTCCTCGCCGGCCTGGAGCAGGCCAAGGCCAACGGCCACGACCTGTCCACCATCGGCTCGGTGGCGTCGTTCTTCGTCTCCCGGGTCGACAGCGAGGTCGACAAGCGGCTGGAGAAGCTCGGCTCCACCGAGGCGAAGGCGCTGCGCGGCAAGGCCGCCGTCGCCAACGCCCGGCTGGCGTACGCGCGGTACGAAGAGGTCTTCTCCTCCGACCGGTGGCAGGCGCTGGCCGCCGCCGGGGCGCACCCGCAGCGCCCGCTGTGGGCGTCCACCTCGACCAAGAACCCGGACTACCGGGACGTGATCTACGTCGAGGAGCTGATCGCCCCCGGCACGGTCAACACCATGCCCGAGTCGGTGGTGCACGCGTACGCCGACCACGGCGAGACCCGCAGCGACACGGTCACCGGGGCGTACGACGACGCCCGGCAGGTCTTCACCGGCCTGGAGTCGGTGGGCGTCGACATGGCCGACGTGATCGCCACCCTGGAGCGGGAGGGCGTGGAGAAGTTCGAGGCGAGCTGGCAGGAACTCCTCGACGGGGTCCGGTCGTCGCTGACGGCCGCCGCCGAGGGTGCCGGCGCGCCGAACCGGGCCGCCAGCGGTCACGCCGAGGCGGCACAGCAGGCAGGAGGCAACGCGTGA